Proteins from one Coffea arabica cultivar ET-39 chromosome 8c, Coffea Arabica ET-39 HiFi, whole genome shotgun sequence genomic window:
- the LOC113707269 gene encoding ubiquinol oxidase 2, mitochondrial, whose amino-acid sequence MMSRGATRVARSVIGHMGPRYFSGAAMGPHDTSLGKLFACGTTGFLHGNPAKPSENVMVAWFGYGGIGSRQASTLALGDKKVEDEEEVKAVKSGAAGGATTTAGDGGNRNKVVVSYWGVEPPKVTKEDGSEWSWNCFRPWETYKADLTIDLEKKHVPVTFLDKFALWTVKSLRWPTDLFFQRRYGCRAMMLETVAAVPGMVGGMLLHCKSLRRFEHSGGWIKALLEEAENERMHLMTFMEVSKPRWYERALVFAVQGVFFNAYFLTYILSPKLAHRIVGYLEEEAIHSYTEFLKELDKGTIENVPAPAIAIDYWRMPPDSTLRDVVMVVRADEAHHRDVNHFASDIHYQGHELRKAPAPLGYH is encoded by the exons ATGATGAGCCGTGGTGCAACAAGGGTTGCCCGGTCGGTGATCGGCCACATGGGGCCGCGTTATTTTTCCGGTGCAGCCATGGGTCCGCACGACACCAGCTTAGGGAAACTTTTTGCATGTGGAACCACGGGTTTCTTGCATGGCAATCCAGCTAAGCCGTCGGAGAACGTGATGGTGGCGTGGTTTGGGTATGGAGGAATTGGTTCACGCCAGGCGAGCACGTTGGCTTTGGGTGATAAGAAGGTGGAGGATGAGGAAGAGGTGAAGGCGGTGAAAAGTGGTGCAGCTGGTGGTGCCACCACCACGGCAGGTGACGGTGGAAATCGGAATAAGGTGGTTGTGAGTTACTGGGGTGTTGAACCACCTAAAGTTACCAAAGAAGATGGTTCTGAGTGGAGCTGGAATTGCTTTAGG CCCTGGGAGACCTACAAGGCAGACCTGACAATAGATCTGGAGAAAAAACATGTGCCAGTGACATTCTTGGACAAGTTTGCACTTTGGACCGTCAAGAGCCTTAGGTGGCCTACCGATTTATTCTTTCAG AGGAGGTATGGATGTCGAGCAATGATGTTGGAGACTGTGGCAGCAGTCCCCGGCATGGTTGGAGGGATGCTGCTTCACTGCAAGTCATTGAGGCGATTTGAACATAGTGGAGGCTGGATCAAGGCTCTACTTGAAGAAGCCGAGAATGAAAGGATGCACCTCATGACCTTCATGGAGGTTTCAAAGCCAAGATGGTACGAACGTGCACTCGTTTTCGCGGTCCAGGGAGTTTTCTTCAATGCATACTTTTTGACATACATTCTCTCACCCAAATTGGCTCATCGCATCGTGGGGTACTTGGAAGAGGAAGCAATTCATTCCTATACTGAATTCCTCAAGGAATTGGATAAGGGCACCATTGAAAATGTACCTGCGCCTGCTATTGCTATTGATTACTGGCGCATGCCTCCTGACTCGACTTTGCGCGATGTTGTTATGGTTGTCAGGGCTGATGAGGCTCATCACCGCGATGTTAACCACTTTGCATCG GACATTCATTATCAAGGACATGAGCTGAGGAAGGCTCCAGCACCACTTGGTTATCACTGA
- the LOC113707267 gene encoding protein ANTAGONIST OF LIKE HETEROCHROMATIN PROTEIN 1-like, whose amino-acid sequence MPPITRRAAKAMKLNSIQTTHSSISSWGENDLTQCISNYYKMRKQRRNTSERVHFSEDHLMENDHDAHGGEISDESDEEEVLLIYAMVVLLGFALFNPYLNPLQQRRIRDGAQSGAQRVVELINGYRARIFDNLRMEAPLFLQLCDLLLERGYWEPHPTQRVGIHESVAICLLCLSHNERHRVLAERFQQFSETVDLHLRRCLRSLVRLGRDFVKPIDYHIIHPRIQNSALFWPWFKDCVGAIDGTHVSAWCRAEDRDHYRNRLGGLSHKILAACDHNMRFTYVRVGWEGSARDSRILRDVLLDPNCAFPMPPAGKYYAVGATYTNMSGFMAPFRGARGTPQERATKALFNRRHASLRNITERTFGVLKKRFPILQGPMQNYLMATQNNIVLACCALHNFMRDHVPNDAYFVEEEADAALADNLDQGNQMFGPQPVDMSAQGIAGWNEDRRAIADHMCYHQYA is encoded by the exons ATGCCTCCTATTACCCGCCGTGCTGCCAAAG CAATGAAACTAAATAGCATCCAGACTACTCAttcatccatttcttcttgGGGGGAAAACGATTTAACGCAGTGCATTTCTAACTACTACAAG ATGAGAAAACAAAGGCGCAATACATCGGAGCGTGTGCATTTCTCTGAGGATCACTTGATGGAAAATGATCATGATGCACATGGTGGGGAAATTTCTGACGAATCGGACGAGGAAGAGGTCCTTTTGATCTATGCCATGGTTGTTCTTCTAGGATTTGCCTTATTCAACCCGTACCTAAACCCTTTGCAGCAACGACGAATCCGAGATGGTGCACAGTCAGGTGCTCAAAGGGTGGTAGAGCTAATAAATGGCTATCGAGCCAGAATTTTTGACAACCTTCGCATGGAAGCTCCCCTTTTCCTGCAATTATGTGACTTGTTGCTTGAGCGGGGCTATTGGGAGCCGCACCCTACACAACGGGTGGGAATTCATGAGTCTGTTGCCATTTGCCTTTTGTGCTTGAGTCATAATGAGCGACATAGGGTGCTGGCTGAGAGATTCCAACAATTTTCCGAGACAGTGGATCTTCATCTACGACGCTGCCTTCGATCTCTCGTTCGATTGGGACGCGACTTTGTCAAGCCAATAGATTATCACATAATTCATCCAAGAATACAGAACAGTGCGTTGTTCTGGCCATGGTTTAAG GATTGCGTTGGAGCTATTGATGGAACACACGTATCAGCTTGGTGTAGAGCCGAGGACAGGGATCATTACCGGAATAGGCTTGGTGGCTTATCACACAAAATTCTAGCTGCGTGTGACCATAATATGAGATTCACTTATGTCAGGGTAGGATGGGAGGGTAGTGCCCGTGATTCTAGGATCTTACGAGATGTTTTACTTGATCCTAATTGTGCCTTTCCAATGCCACCAGCAG GCAAATATTATGCGGTGGGCGCGACATACACAAATATGTCAGGATTTATGGCTCCCTTTAGGGGTGCACGGGGAACCCCACAAGAGCGGGCAACAAAAGCACTTTTCAACAGACGTCATGCATCGTTAAGAAATATTACAGAACGCACATTTGGTGTCTTGAAAAAGCGATTTCCAATACTGCAGGGGCCTATGCAGAATTATTTGATGGCAACGCAAAATAACATTGTCCTTGCTTGTTGTGCCTTGCACAACTTTATGCGCGATCATGTTCCCAATGACgcatattttgttgaagaagaagCTGATGCAGCATTGGCAGATAATTTAGATCAGGGCAACCAAATGTTTGGACCACAACCAGTCGATATGTCAGCACAAGGAATTGCTGGCTGGAATGAAGATAGGAGAGCAATAGCTGATCATATGTGCTATCACCAATATGCTTGA